In Litorimonas taeanensis, one DNA window encodes the following:
- a CDS encoding DUF1295 domain-containing protein codes for MSPFMLLFWNAVILVVSFFILWLICLKTRDVTPIDSVWALGMVALATTSFFLTDGQYTRKWVLLALCAAWGLRLGGYMLWRWRDHGPDRRYQAMLGKAEARKGWGFGKATALLVFATQAPLLFIVCLPVQLGQADGNTPLGIIAMIGVGLAILGIIFETVGDAQLVRFKRDPNNVGKVMDKGLWKYTRHPNYFGDACVWWGLFLIASETPYGLWTIIGPILLTWTLMRWSGAPTVEGRLHKTRPGYADYVRRTSGFIPMPPKKV; via the coding sequence ATGTCCCCTTTTATGCTTCTCTTCTGGAACGCGGTAATCCTCGTTGTTAGCTTTTTCATTCTTTGGCTAATATGCCTAAAAACACGCGATGTAACGCCGATTGATAGCGTCTGGGCCTTAGGCATGGTTGCACTCGCAACAACAAGTTTTTTCCTCACAGACGGGCAATACACACGTAAATGGGTATTACTGGCATTATGCGCAGCTTGGGGTCTTCGCCTCGGAGGGTATATGCTCTGGCGTTGGCGTGATCACGGACCTGACCGTCGTTACCAAGCCATGCTTGGTAAGGCAGAAGCGAGAAAAGGATGGGGGTTTGGTAAAGCGACGGCGCTATTGGTTTTTGCGACACAAGCCCCTTTGCTGTTTATTGTCTGCTTACCAGTGCAATTGGGGCAAGCCGATGGCAACACACCCTTAGGCATTATCGCAATGATAGGGGTGGGGCTGGCTATTCTGGGCATCATATTTGAAACCGTTGGAGACGCGCAGTTAGTGCGGTTTAAGCGCGACCCGAACAATGTTGGAAAAGTTATGGATAAGGGGCTCTGGAAATATACACGTCACCCTAATTATTTTGGCGATGCCTGTGTCTGGTGGGGTCTATTCTTGATTGCCTCAGAAACGCCTTATGGACTTTGGACAATTATCGGCCCAATTTTATTAACGTGGACGCTTATGAGATGGTCTGGTGCGCCAACAGTCGAAGGCCGACTACATAAAACACGTCCAGGCTATGCGGATTATGTACGCCGCACCTCTGGTTTTATTCCTATGCCGCCTAAAAAAGTCTAA
- a CDS encoding class I adenylate-forming enzyme family protein, which produces MILTPKETVSEYVKKGWWSDVTVNDLFQAACDKHPNEMALIDPLNRLSMDGVAPRSLTWNALRNLTDSVATALLELGLNKDDRILVQLPNTVDAVIIFLAASKLGLIISPIVMQYREHELRHAIHKIKPRAFITIKSFNGFNHADLGKTLATENEDLDLIVLSDDPEKTSLLETTADTARLSNYAANNPINAAEILTICWTSGTESQSKGVPRCHSHWVLNAEVIIDSLEMRESDVLLNPFPLVNIGSIGGLVLPWLMLQSKLVLHHPFDIGIFLQQIQDEGVTYTIAPPAVLGALLKQPDLLKKFNISSLRAIGSGSAPLSPWLIDSWKQSYNIEITNVFGSNEGSSLFSSPKSVPDTTERARYFPRLGAKDIYWEGRTAQVLKTKLVDLATGDDITEPGKTGELRLAGATMFSGYWESPELNRKAFDEAGYYKTGDLFQIAGDGNLSRYYSFVGRSKEIIVRGGVNISPAELDDLIVGHPKISEAATVGIDDSRLGEKVAVAIVPNAGETVELSDISDWLAEKGTAIFKRPEFIVTVPSLPRNAMNKVMRDTLRETVLSLL; this is translated from the coding sequence ATGATCCTAACACCAAAGGAAACAGTTTCAGAATATGTGAAAAAAGGATGGTGGTCAGACGTCACAGTCAACGACCTTTTTCAAGCGGCTTGCGATAAACACCCTAATGAGATGGCCTTAATTGACCCGCTGAACAGGCTTTCAATGGATGGTGTGGCTCCAAGATCGTTAACATGGAATGCTTTGCGAAATCTAACTGACTCAGTCGCCACAGCTCTTTTGGAATTAGGCTTGAACAAAGACGACCGCATTCTTGTTCAACTTCCCAATACAGTTGATGCCGTTATTATCTTTCTAGCGGCCTCCAAATTGGGGCTTATCATCAGTCCGATTGTTATGCAGTATCGAGAACACGAGCTTCGACACGCTATACATAAGATTAAGCCGCGCGCATTTATCACGATTAAATCATTCAATGGATTCAATCATGCGGATTTAGGCAAGACTCTAGCCACAGAAAACGAAGACCTTGACCTCATCGTTTTATCGGATGACCCTGAGAAAACGTCATTATTGGAAACTACGGCAGACACAGCGCGCCTCTCTAATTATGCCGCTAACAACCCTATTAACGCCGCTGAAATCCTGACGATTTGTTGGACTTCTGGGACGGAGTCACAATCAAAGGGCGTTCCAAGGTGTCATTCTCACTGGGTATTAAACGCAGAAGTTATTATTGATTCTCTTGAAATGCGAGAGAGCGATGTTTTGCTTAACCCCTTCCCGCTGGTTAATATTGGTTCGATAGGCGGGTTGGTTTTGCCGTGGCTCATGCTGCAATCGAAACTTGTTTTACATCACCCTTTTGATATCGGCATATTCCTGCAACAAATACAAGACGAAGGCGTGACCTATACAATTGCGCCGCCAGCCGTATTGGGTGCCTTGTTGAAACAGCCTGATCTCTTGAAAAAATTCAATATCTCATCACTTCGTGCCATTGGTTCAGGCTCTGCTCCGCTTTCCCCTTGGCTGATTGATAGCTGGAAACAATCCTATAATATCGAGATAACAAATGTATTTGGTTCGAATGAAGGGTCTTCACTGTTTTCAAGCCCAAAATCCGTCCCCGACACCACTGAACGGGCTCGCTACTTTCCTCGCCTAGGCGCCAAAGACATATATTGGGAAGGCCGAACAGCTCAGGTTTTGAAGACAAAATTAGTAGATTTAGCAACAGGTGACGACATCACTGAACCTGGCAAAACAGGCGAATTGCGCCTTGCAGGAGCAACTATGTTTTCTGGATATTGGGAGTCGCCAGAACTTAATCGCAAAGCCTTTGATGAGGCTGGGTATTACAAAACAGGTGACTTATTTCAAATCGCAGGGGATGGAAACTTATCGCGGTATTATAGCTTTGTTGGCCGCTCTAAAGAGATAATCGTAAGGGGCGGCGTAAATATTTCTCCTGCGGAACTTGATGACCTTATCGTGGGTCACCCCAAGATTAGCGAAGCCGCGACTGTAGGTATTGATGATTCACGACTTGGAGAAAAAGTCGCGGTCGCAATTGTGCCAAATGCTGGAGAGACAGTAGAACTATCAGATATTTCTGATTGGTT
- a CDS encoding NAD(P)H-dependent flavin oxidoreductase, whose product MKPKSLEKLRLPIMVAPMFLVSGPDLVIESAKAGVVGAFPTPNCRTIAELDSWMNKVSAETKEADGLWAANLVTHRTNDRLIDDLALVAKHKPPIVITALGSPAPAIPVVHEYGGIVLADVVNLPLAKKAAKAGADGLVAVSAGAGGHTGHLSPFAFLSALREFFDGIICVGGGISDGAGVAGAVAAGADIVYMGTRFLAAKESLAVPDYKEMVVQSSIDDILVSAAITGTSASWLKASLENNGYNLSDLTMPKERNYGGADVGKRWKDLWAAGQGVGAVKTKAPAKEIIENLFQEFQKAQARISQY is encoded by the coding sequence TTGAAACCTAAGTCTTTAGAAAAATTGCGACTTCCCATAATGGTGGCGCCAATGTTCCTTGTCTCAGGTCCTGACCTTGTCATTGAGAGTGCGAAGGCTGGGGTCGTAGGGGCGTTTCCGACGCCGAATTGCCGAACAATTGCTGAATTAGATAGCTGGATGAATAAGGTTTCTGCTGAAACAAAAGAAGCAGATGGATTATGGGCTGCAAACTTAGTGACACACAGAACCAATGACAGGCTGATAGATGACCTAGCCTTGGTCGCCAAACATAAGCCGCCCATCGTGATTACGGCGCTGGGTAGTCCTGCACCCGCCATACCTGTCGTGCATGAATATGGGGGTATTGTATTAGCTGATGTTGTAAATTTGCCTCTTGCTAAAAAAGCCGCCAAAGCTGGCGCTGATGGACTGGTCGCTGTCTCTGCAGGAGCAGGCGGCCATACAGGGCATTTGTCGCCTTTTGCTTTCTTATCAGCATTAAGAGAGTTTTTTGATGGCATTATTTGTGTAGGCGGCGGGATTTCTGATGGCGCGGGAGTAGCTGGCGCTGTCGCGGCAGGGGCAGATATTGTCTATATGGGCACCCGCTTTTTGGCGGCCAAAGAAAGCCTTGCCGTACCAGACTATAAAGAGATGGTGGTTCAGTCATCGATTGACGACATTTTGGTCAGTGCTGCCATCACTGGAACATCGGCGTCTTGGTTGAAAGCTTCACTTGAAAACAACGGTTATAATCTCTCCGATTTAACGATGCCAAAAGAACGAAATTACGGCGGCGCGGATGTCGGAAAACGGTGGAAAGATCTATGGGCTGCAGGGCAGGGTGTTGGTGCTGTGAAAACTAAAGCGCCTGCGAAAGAAATAATCGAAAATTTATTTCAAGAATTTCAAAAAGCGCAGGCGCGAATATCTCAATATTAA
- a CDS encoding acetyl-CoA C-acyltransferase translates to MDVYIQDCVRTPRGKARDSGGLASYQPHELVGHLIGALEQRNAVSKQNVESLTLGCVGQINAQGGHIALTSKILNHLPENSTAHTVNNFCASGLSAIGLATATIAAGFTKTALAGGVEMLSRVPFMADEASYYSDKSLPPLKQYIPVALAADLLARQNGIARETLDEIALRSQNRAEAAEENTALLSSRIATSTLDRDEAIRPTNMETLQMLEPAFGAFAQPYASALDGQDYEPQMTKSHAPPMADGAGLALLGGAGVFNTPRARIISFVEQGGNDRESLLAGIAAMKEALMRANLDFKDIDRIEFMEAFAPTVAIFEREFQPDISKVNVGGGHIAKGHPMGATGAVLLSTLMDALDECRGRYGLVVVTGAQGVGAAMIIERLH, encoded by the coding sequence ATGGATGTTTATATTCAAGATTGTGTGCGTACGCCGCGCGGAAAAGCGAGAGACAGTGGGGGACTGGCTTCATACCAACCCCATGAATTAGTTGGTCACTTAATCGGGGCTTTAGAGCAAAGAAATGCGGTTTCAAAGCAGAATGTTGAAAGCCTTACCCTTGGCTGCGTAGGCCAAATAAATGCGCAGGGCGGACATATCGCTTTGACATCAAAGATATTAAATCATCTGCCTGAAAACAGTACGGCACATACTGTAAATAATTTTTGCGCGTCTGGTCTTTCCGCTATTGGTCTCGCAACTGCCACTATCGCGGCTGGATTTACAAAGACAGCTCTGGCGGGCGGCGTAGAAATGTTATCCCGCGTCCCCTTTATGGCCGATGAAGCAAGCTATTATTCTGACAAAAGCCTTCCCCCACTTAAGCAATATATACCTGTTGCTTTGGCTGCTGATTTATTAGCGCGTCAAAATGGAATTGCCCGAGAGACCTTGGATGAAATCGCTCTAAGATCGCAAAACAGAGCTGAAGCTGCGGAAGAAAACACCGCCTTGTTATCCTCTAGAATCGCGACGTCCACGCTTGATAGAGATGAAGCGATTAGACCGACAAATATGGAAACTTTGCAGATGTTAGAACCTGCCTTTGGTGCTTTTGCACAGCCATATGCCTCAGCCTTAGATGGGCAAGATTACGAACCGCAAATGACGAAATCTCACGCGCCGCCAATGGCCGATGGTGCGGGACTTGCTTTATTGGGCGGGGCGGGAGTTTTTAATACTCCGAGGGCTCGGATTATTAGTTTTGTAGAACAAGGTGGGAATGATCGAGAATCTTTATTGGCAGGAATAGCTGCAATGAAAGAAGCGCTTATGCGGGCAAATTTGGATTTCAAAGATATTGATCGAATTGAATTTATGGAGGCATTCGCCCCCACCGTCGCAATATTTGAACGTGAATTTCAACCCGATATTTCTAAAGTCAATGTCGGAGGCGGTCATATCGCCAAAGGCCATCCTATGGGAGCTACAGGCGCTGTGCTTTTGTCGACCTTGATGGATGCATTGGATGAATGTCGAGGCCGATACGGGCTTGTGGTTGTAACCGGGGCGCAAGGTGTAGGCGCAGCGATGATTATAGAGAGGCTCCATTGA
- a CDS encoding NAD(P)H-dependent amine dehydrogenase family protein, translating to MVGFNRTKVIQWATGSMGRTSMRMVLDHDEMDLVGALVYSDRKAGLDLGEIAKRPETGIKTTRSKADIMAVEADVVIHMPRITLPYEAMVPDVIALLESGKNVISTAGFHWPEAQGEAYANALKEAAIKGGATLAGVGVNPGLVAERLIMSAAAMSVDINEISLFETVDASAMTSGAFVFDLMGLGSDPAKVDIRKGPLAELYSALFSEIFYYCAHHFGSKIAKITPDHKLTLAPKDIHLIPGVIKKGSVAATEWFWTARLENGTDIVLSIIWTADTALHESDKQGHWMLKIKGRPNITMTLDISEPDPDKPPSRALTDAVCAVAINAVPDVIAAPPGLFAFAPIGLGKVKS from the coding sequence ATGGTAGGTTTTAATCGAACAAAAGTTATTCAATGGGCCACAGGCTCTATGGGCCGAACCTCTATGCGGATGGTTCTGGATCATGATGAGATGGACCTAGTGGGGGCGCTCGTTTACTCAGACCGAAAGGCGGGGCTTGATTTAGGCGAAATAGCCAAACGTCCAGAAACAGGGATTAAAACGACACGTAGCAAAGCCGATATCATGGCTGTTGAGGCGGACGTTGTTATTCATATGCCGCGCATTACCTTGCCCTATGAGGCGATGGTTCCAGATGTGATAGCCTTATTAGAGTCAGGTAAAAATGTTATTTCTACGGCCGGTTTTCATTGGCCTGAAGCGCAAGGCGAAGCCTATGCGAATGCCCTGAAAGAAGCCGCCATAAAAGGCGGCGCGACACTTGCGGGTGTGGGTGTGAACCCCGGTTTGGTTGCGGAAAGGCTTATAATGAGCGCTGCCGCCATGTCGGTTGATATTAACGAGATTAGTCTTTTTGAAACTGTAGATGCTTCGGCAATGACCAGCGGCGCATTTGTTTTTGACTTAATGGGACTGGGGTCTGACCCTGCAAAGGTAGATATTCGTAAAGGGCCTTTGGCAGAGCTTTATAGCGCTTTATTTTCAGAGATATTTTATTATTGCGCGCATCATTTCGGAAGCAAGATTGCCAAGATTACACCTGATCACAAATTAACTTTAGCGCCGAAAGACATTCATTTAATTCCGGGTGTCATCAAAAAAGGCTCGGTCGCTGCTACCGAATGGTTTTGGACAGCAAGGCTCGAAAACGGAACAGATATCGTGCTGTCAATCATATGGACGGCTGATACCGCTTTGCATGAGAGCGATAAGCAAGGGCACTGGATGCTAAAAATAAAAGGGCGTCCAAATATAACAATGACTTTGGACATATCAGAGCCTGACCCCGACAAGCCGCCCTCTCGCGCTTTGACTGATGCAGTTTGCGCCGTAGCGATTAACGCCGTTCCGGACGTTATTGCGGCCCCGCCAGGCTTGTTCGCGTTTGCTCCAATTGGGCTAGGGAAAGTGAAATCATAA